The following are from one region of the Flavimobilis soli genome:
- a CDS encoding aminodeoxychorismate/anthranilate synthase component II — MTRILVVDNYDSFVYTIVGYLDHLGAETVVVRNDQVPAPEDWQGVDGVLVSPGPGTPAEAGRSLDVIRHCAEARVPMLGVCLGHQALGEAFGATVTHAPELMHGKTSQIEHDGHGVLAGLPVPFTATRYHSLAVVSDTVPAELEVTATTGSGIIMGLQHRELPLHGVQFHPESVLTEGGHRLFANWLELAGLEGAVERSAGMAPLVRM, encoded by the coding sequence ATGACGCGCATCCTTGTCGTCGACAACTACGACTCTTTCGTCTACACGATCGTCGGCTACCTCGACCACCTCGGCGCCGAGACCGTCGTGGTCCGCAACGACCAGGTGCCCGCGCCCGAGGACTGGCAGGGGGTCGACGGCGTCCTCGTGTCGCCCGGTCCGGGAACCCCTGCTGAGGCGGGGCGCAGCCTCGACGTCATCCGGCACTGCGCGGAGGCGCGCGTGCCGATGCTCGGCGTCTGCCTCGGCCACCAGGCCCTCGGCGAGGCGTTCGGTGCCACCGTCACGCACGCTCCCGAGCTCATGCACGGCAAGACGAGCCAGATCGAGCACGACGGCCACGGTGTGCTCGCCGGCCTGCCCGTCCCGTTCACCGCGACGCGCTACCACTCGCTCGCCGTCGTCAGCGACACGGTCCCGGCGGAGCTCGAGGTCACGGCCACGACCGGCTCCGGCATCATCATGGGCCTGCAGCACCGTGAGCTGCCGCTGCACGGTGTGCAGTTCCACCCCGAGTCCGTGCTGACCGAGGGCGGGCACCGCCTGTTCGCCAACTGGCTCGAGCTGGCAGGCCTCGAGGGCGCGGTCGAGCGCTCGGCAGGGATGGCGCCCCTCGTGCGCATGTAA
- a CDS encoding class E sortase, with translation MTRTEERRTAPRRRASDVAYAVVGVVGELLITVGVVLGLFVVWQLWWTDVQAGRVQEQIVAQLDWADPPADDAPVAQLRTDAPPALEEPAADGDTIALLYVPRWDGHDPVTVRQGVDRPTILDTGSGGHYPGTAMPGGTGNFAVAGHRTTYGKPFNRVAELETGDALVVRTPEAWFVYRVTSHQIVLPEQVDVIAPVPGEPEAAPERAMITLTACHPMFSARERYIVHGELEGWMPVADGVPAALTEGA, from the coding sequence GTGACGCGGACGGAAGAGCGGCGGACCGCGCCACGACGGCGAGCGAGCGACGTCGCGTATGCGGTCGTCGGCGTCGTCGGCGAGCTCCTCATCACGGTCGGCGTCGTGCTCGGCCTCTTCGTCGTCTGGCAGCTGTGGTGGACCGACGTCCAGGCGGGCCGCGTCCAGGAGCAGATCGTCGCCCAGCTCGACTGGGCCGACCCACCCGCCGACGACGCACCCGTCGCGCAGCTGCGCACCGACGCGCCGCCCGCGCTCGAGGAGCCCGCGGCCGACGGCGACACGATCGCGCTCCTGTACGTCCCGCGCTGGGACGGCCACGACCCCGTGACGGTCCGTCAAGGCGTCGACCGGCCGACGATCCTCGACACCGGCTCAGGCGGGCACTACCCAGGAACCGCGATGCCGGGCGGCACCGGCAACTTCGCCGTCGCCGGCCACCGCACCACGTACGGCAAGCCGTTCAACCGCGTCGCGGAGCTCGAGACTGGCGACGCCCTCGTCGTGCGCACCCCCGAGGCCTGGTTCGTCTACCGCGTGACCAGTCACCAGATCGTCCTGCCCGAGCAGGTCGACGTGATCGCGCCCGTGCCGGGCGAACCCGAGGCGGCACCGGAGCGCGCCATGATCACGCTCACCGCCTGCCACCCCATGTTCTCGGCACGCGAGCGCTACATCGTCCACGGCGAGCTCGAGGGATGGATGCCCGTCGCGGACGGAGTGCCCGCCGCCCTCACGGAAGGCGCATGA
- a CDS encoding DUF881 domain-containing protein: MRDVVAGGQRPVRATVAVTLVLALAGLLFTANARLSRSGGERHATNLAELVEIENDRVRELGEQVDQITAEIDTILANPTDVDAPGETAVAQRDAIVAGTVAVTGPGLRVTLDDAPASTPLSATVRPDSLVVHQQDLEAVINALWAGGAEAMTLQGQRVTVSTAFRCVGNVLSLGGRVYSPPYRVEAIGDPNALTAALDASREIQVYRQWVDQVGLGWSVDVVDTLQVPAGSLPAELAQADVPSGVDVLP, from the coding sequence ATGCGTGACGTCGTCGCGGGCGGCCAGCGGCCTGTGCGGGCGACCGTCGCCGTGACCCTCGTGCTCGCCCTCGCGGGCTTGCTCTTCACGGCCAACGCCCGTCTCTCGCGCAGCGGGGGCGAGCGGCACGCCACCAACCTCGCGGAGCTCGTCGAGATCGAGAACGACCGCGTCCGCGAGCTCGGCGAGCAGGTCGACCAGATCACCGCAGAGATCGACACGATCCTCGCCAACCCGACGGACGTCGACGCGCCGGGGGAGACCGCCGTCGCGCAGCGCGACGCGATCGTCGCGGGGACTGTCGCCGTGACGGGTCCCGGGCTCCGGGTCACCCTCGACGACGCCCCGGCGTCGACGCCGTTGAGCGCGACCGTGCGGCCCGACTCGCTCGTCGTGCACCAGCAGGACCTCGAAGCCGTCATCAACGCCCTGTGGGCGGGGGGAGCCGAGGCCATGACCCTCCAGGGACAGCGCGTGACCGTCTCGACGGCCTTCCGGTGCGTCGGGAACGTGCTCTCCCTCGGTGGCCGGGTCTACTCGCCGCCCTACCGCGTCGAGGCGATCGGCGACCCGAACGCCCTCACGGCCGCCCTCGACGCGTCGCGTGAGATCCAGGTCTACCGCCAGTGGGTCGACCAGGTCGGCCTCGGCTGGAGCGTCGACGTCGTCGACACGCTCCAGGTCCCCGCGGGCAGCCTGCCCGCCGAGCTCGCCCAGGCCGACGTCCCCTCCGGCGTCGACGTGCTGCCGTGA
- a CDS encoding cell division protein CrgA — MTESKSSENDNAGEKVVLPPSVKKERAKKAKSSSAPVKAASTVNPRWLVPTMLGLMIAGLVYVVVAYLAQMQYPIPGIRNWNLVVGFALMIAGFGLTTRWK; from the coding sequence GTGACCGAATCCAAGTCGTCCGAGAACGACAACGCGGGCGAGAAGGTCGTCCTGCCACCTTCCGTGAAGAAGGAGCGGGCGAAGAAGGCCAAGTCGAGCAGCGCGCCGGTGAAGGCCGCGTCGACGGTCAACCCGCGCTGGCTCGTGCCGACCATGCTCGGGCTCATGATCGCGGGCCTCGTCTATGTCGTGGTGGCCTACCTCGCCCAGATGCAGTACCCGATCCCGGGGATCAGGAACTGGAACCTCGTCGTGGGCTTCGCGCTCATGATCGCGGGCTTCGGCCTGACGACGCGTTGGAAGTAG
- a CDS encoding rhomboid family intramembrane serine protease: protein MRQQQKAARPERSALGARVRTTKPVATITMIVLCVVSYVLQNVLPFGDWTARWVFTPWIGDVEPYRFLTTAFLHSSSIFHILLNMYALWMVGPILERLLGIGRFLSLYLLTAIAGSVGYLLLASPGSTSWETLVPGASGAIFGLFGAFMVVLRRFDASSAQLYGVIAINFVLGFILPGIAWQAHLGGFVVGAIMGAGYAYAPRERRTAWAFAIPVLTAAVLAAMTIVKYSMV from the coding sequence GTGCGGCAGCAGCAGAAGGCGGCGCGGCCCGAGCGCTCGGCGCTCGGCGCGCGCGTGCGGACGACGAAGCCCGTCGCGACGATCACGATGATCGTGCTGTGCGTCGTCAGCTACGTGCTGCAGAACGTCCTTCCGTTCGGCGACTGGACGGCGCGCTGGGTGTTCACGCCGTGGATCGGTGACGTGGAGCCCTACCGGTTCCTCACGACGGCGTTCCTCCACTCGAGCTCGATCTTCCACATCCTGCTCAACATGTACGCGCTCTGGATGGTCGGCCCGATCCTCGAGCGTCTGCTGGGAATCGGTCGGTTCCTGTCGCTCTACCTGCTCACGGCGATCGCGGGGTCGGTCGGCTACCTGCTCCTCGCGTCCCCGGGCAGCACTTCGTGGGAGACGCTCGTGCCCGGCGCCTCGGGCGCGATCTTCGGCCTTTTCGGCGCGTTCATGGTCGTGCTGCGACGCTTCGACGCGAGCAGCGCACAGCTCTACGGCGTCATCGCGATCAACTTCGTGCTCGGGTTCATCCTCCCGGGGATCGCCTGGCAGGCGCACCTGGGCGGGTTCGTGGTCGGCGCGATCATGGGTGCCGGCTACGCCTACGCGCCGCGGGAACGGCGCACCGCCTGGGCTTTCGCGATCCCTGTGCTGACGGCTGCGGTGCTTGCGGCGATGACGATCGTCAAGTACTCGATGGTGTAG
- a CDS encoding peptidylprolyl isomerase: MFATLHTTSGDIRIELFPNHAPKTVENFTGLATGSKTWTDPKTGESSNAPFYDGLVFHRVIDGFMIQGGCPLGTGTGDPGYKFNDEIHPELQFSEPYLLAMANAGTRRNPITGEAEGTNGSQFFISVAPTPWLNGKHTIFGKVADDASRAVVDAIASTRVRPGDRPVEDIVISSVTIEN; the protein is encoded by the coding sequence ATGTTCGCAACCCTGCACACCACTTCTGGTGACATCCGCATCGAGCTGTTCCCGAACCACGCTCCGAAGACGGTCGAGAACTTCACGGGTCTCGCGACCGGCTCCAAGACGTGGACGGACCCCAAGACCGGCGAGTCCTCCAACGCGCCGTTCTACGACGGTCTGGTGTTCCACCGCGTCATCGACGGCTTCATGATCCAGGGCGGCTGCCCGCTCGGCACGGGTACCGGCGACCCGGGCTACAAGTTCAACGACGAGATCCACCCGGAGCTGCAGTTCTCCGAGCCCTACCTGCTGGCCATGGCCAACGCGGGTACGCGCCGCAACCCGATCACGGGTGAGGCCGAGGGCACGAACGGCTCGCAGTTCTTCATCTCCGTCGCCCCGACCCCGTGGCTCAACGGCAAGCACACGATCTTCGGCAAGGTCGCCGACGACGCCTCGCGCGCCGTCGTCGACGCGATCGCCAGCACGCGCGTGCGTCCGGGCGACCGTCCCGTCGAGGACATCGTGATCAGCTCGGTGACCATCGAGAACTGA
- a CDS encoding ABC-2 family transporter protein gives MSTQTSVTSPERQQVGTLRHTLAVVWCGWRAALSGAAEYRGDLITGTVVSLVWLGVSAVPSIVLTLHTDGAGGWTLPRLMYLLAIWYLMDAVMWIIIVPNIGQWGRQVQTGALDAVLLRPVRSLIMCSLGTLGVQDLPKILLAVVLAVGAVVTGGGPTSPAALVASLVCLVCGLVLMWVFGVLTSYKVLTQVQFDASFLLHAGHNLARVPTPLYGRVLQVLLTWVVPVSFVATVPAQVMFGMTSMWMVLAAVLVTAAVVLLVVVLWNREVRRYSGAMS, from the coding sequence ATGAGTACGCAGACCAGCGTCACGAGCCCGGAGCGGCAGCAGGTCGGCACGCTCCGCCACACGCTCGCGGTCGTGTGGTGCGGGTGGCGGGCGGCGCTGTCCGGCGCCGCCGAGTACCGCGGCGACCTGATCACCGGCACCGTGGTCTCGCTCGTCTGGCTCGGCGTCTCGGCCGTGCCCTCGATCGTCCTGACGCTGCACACCGACGGGGCAGGTGGCTGGACGCTCCCGCGACTGATGTACCTCCTGGCGATCTGGTACCTGATGGACGCGGTGATGTGGATCATCATCGTGCCGAACATCGGCCAGTGGGGCAGGCAGGTGCAGACGGGCGCGCTCGACGCCGTCCTGCTGCGCCCCGTGCGGTCGCTCATCATGTGCTCGCTCGGCACGCTCGGCGTCCAGGACCTTCCGAAGATCCTGCTGGCGGTCGTGCTCGCGGTCGGGGCGGTGGTCACGGGTGGCGGGCCGACGTCGCCCGCTGCTCTCGTCGCGAGCCTCGTCTGCCTCGTGTGCGGGCTCGTGCTCATGTGGGTGTTCGGCGTGCTCACGAGCTACAAGGTGCTCACGCAGGTCCAGTTCGACGCGAGCTTCCTGCTGCACGCCGGCCACAACCTCGCGCGCGTCCCGACGCCGCTGTACGGCCGCGTGCTCCAGGTGCTGCTCACCTGGGTCGTCCCCGTGTCGTTCGTGGCCACGGTCCCCGCCCAGGTCATGTTCGGGATGACGTCGATGTGGATGGTGCTCGCCGCTGTGCTTGTCACGGCCGCGGTCGTGCTGCTCGTCGTCGTCCTGTGGAACAGGGAGGTGCGTCGTTATTCCGGCGCGATGAGCTGA
- a CDS encoding ABC-2 family transporter protein translates to MNAHTALAAVEARPARPPEQAEVRGVRYLARITGALLRTEVQARAAYRAQIMIGAFGWVVPLAFMALWRGASDDGAVGGVTQAQFTTYFAIVLVTTNLSVGGEIIFGLSDRLHDGRLSAMLLRPFHPVLVPAAEGLAGNLYRLPVLVVAVPTIILAAGGETTGRPSDVALAVVVSVLGVAAASYLSAMVATVAFWMTKAQGVQGLLFGAEWVLGGMISPIALLPGALPAILAHQPLWYACGAPAEIIAGMGDHSWWLVAECAAWIVVLHLIFRQVWRRALRKHEAVGT, encoded by the coding sequence GTGAACGCGCACACCGCTCTCGCCGCCGTCGAGGCACGGCCTGCTCGACCGCCCGAGCAGGCCGAGGTCCGGGGCGTGCGCTACCTCGCGCGAATCACCGGGGCACTCCTGCGCACCGAGGTCCAGGCGCGCGCGGCCTACCGGGCGCAGATCATGATCGGTGCGTTCGGCTGGGTCGTCCCGCTCGCCTTCATGGCGCTCTGGCGCGGCGCGTCGGACGACGGTGCGGTGGGCGGCGTGACGCAGGCCCAGTTCACGACGTACTTCGCGATCGTCCTCGTGACGACCAACCTGTCGGTCGGTGGGGAGATCATCTTCGGGCTCTCGGACCGCCTCCACGACGGCAGGCTCTCGGCGATGCTCTTGCGCCCTTTCCACCCGGTGCTCGTGCCGGCCGCTGAAGGTCTCGCGGGAAACCTCTACCGGCTCCCCGTGCTCGTGGTCGCGGTGCCCACGATCATCCTTGCCGCGGGCGGAGAGACGACAGGGCGTCCGAGCGACGTCGCCCTCGCCGTCGTGGTCTCGGTGCTCGGCGTCGCGGCGGCGTCCTACCTCAGTGCCATGGTCGCGACGGTCGCGTTCTGGATGACGAAGGCCCAGGGCGTGCAGGGCCTGCTCTTCGGGGCCGAGTGGGTGCTCGGCGGGATGATCTCGCCGATCGCCCTGCTTCCCGGCGCTCTTCCGGCGATCTTGGCCCACCAGCCGCTCTGGTACGCGTGCGGTGCACCCGCCGAGATCATCGCGGGCATGGGCGACCACTCGTGGTGGCTCGTCGCCGAGTGCGCGGCATGGATCGTCGTCCTGCACCTGATCTTCCGGCAGGTCTGGAGACGGGCCCTGCGCAAGCACGAGGCGGTGGGAACATGA
- a CDS encoding ABC transporter ATP-binding protein, which translates to MIVVDDLVREFEVTVREPGLKAALRSIVHREHRTVTAVENVSFTAGGGQVLGFLGPNGSGKTTTLKCLAGLLTPTSGRVEVLGHTPSRRDPEFLRQLGFVMGQRWQLHIDLPVMESFDLHRVTYGLGSREYEDSRDELIEMLGLEPFVMQQARKLSLGQRMRCEFAASLMHRPQVVLLDEPTLGLDFEAQVQIREFVAEYVARTGACVLLTSHYLADIEALCQEVMTISAGHLTYHGPLRDVQAMASDTKRLRAQLVRPLPENELAALDLDGDVNVVEHSTTELVLEVPRGRTGHVVGRLEQSDAVSDLTMVDPPLEETLRQLYQRTGADA; encoded by the coding sequence ATGATCGTCGTCGACGACCTCGTCCGGGAGTTCGAGGTCACCGTGCGCGAGCCAGGTCTCAAGGCCGCGCTGCGCTCGATCGTCCACCGCGAGCATCGCACCGTCACGGCCGTCGAGAACGTCTCGTTCACCGCAGGCGGGGGCCAGGTGCTCGGCTTCCTCGGTCCGAACGGCTCGGGAAAGACGACGACGCTCAAGTGCCTCGCCGGCCTCCTCACGCCGACCTCGGGTCGGGTCGAGGTGCTCGGGCACACGCCGTCGCGGCGCGACCCCGAGTTCCTCCGCCAGCTCGGGTTCGTCATGGGCCAGCGCTGGCAGCTGCACATCGACCTGCCCGTCATGGAGTCGTTCGACCTGCACCGTGTCACCTACGGGCTCGGGAGCCGCGAGTACGAGGACAGCCGCGACGAGCTGATCGAGATGCTCGGGCTCGAGCCCTTCGTCATGCAGCAGGCACGCAAGCTCAGCCTCGGTCAACGCATGCGCTGCGAGTTCGCGGCGTCGCTCATGCACCGGCCGCAGGTCGTGCTGCTGGACGAACCGACGCTCGGTCTCGACTTCGAGGCGCAGGTGCAGATCCGGGAGTTCGTCGCCGAGTACGTCGCGCGCACCGGTGCGTGCGTCCTGCTGACGTCCCACTATCTCGCGGACATCGAGGCGCTGTGCCAGGAGGTCATGACGATCTCGGCGGGGCACCTCACCTACCACGGCCCGCTGCGCGACGTGCAGGCGATGGCGAGCGACACCAAGCGGCTGCGCGCCCAGCTCGTGCGGCCGCTGCCGGAGAACGAGCTGGCGGCGCTCGACCTCGACGGCGACGTGAACGTCGTCGAGCACTCGACGACCGAGCTCGTGCTCGAGGTGCCGCGCGGCCGGACCGGGCACGTCGTCGGGCGGCTCGAGCAGTCCGACGCCGTCTCCGACCTGACCATGGTCGACCCGCCGCTCGAGGAGACGCTGCGCCAGCTGTACCAGCGCACCGGAGCGGACGCGTGA
- a CDS encoding carbohydrate kinase family protein: protein MARVLVAGMINIETNLRIEGFPLGYHPVTYPFHGVTTNVSGAAWNVGKALSRLGHEVRFVSLVGDDDLARLARRDVRDAGIDDRFVLTVPGATAQSVILVDPDGRRQVHTDLKDLQEPTTVYPAAALTEAMDGCELAVIGNMNMCRNVLRRVRAQGIPTAVDVHVLHDLHDAYDREFLAGADTVMVSDEGLDGRDPHGYLRAIQDIYPATTAILGRGAAGATVRHRQGDDVEVHDVPAVAPRGVVNTVGAGDALLSGYVHAVLGGAAPREALVVATTFAGWKVGASGASSGLTDAAHLAELVASRS from the coding sequence ATGGCACGGGTGCTCGTCGCGGGCATGATCAACATCGAGACGAACCTGCGGATCGAAGGGTTCCCGCTCGGCTACCACCCGGTCACCTACCCGTTCCACGGCGTGACGACGAACGTCTCGGGAGCGGCCTGGAACGTCGGCAAGGCCCTCTCAAGACTCGGGCACGAGGTCCGCTTCGTGAGCCTCGTCGGTGACGACGACCTCGCGAGGCTCGCGCGCCGTGACGTGCGCGACGCCGGAATCGACGACAGGTTCGTCCTCACCGTCCCGGGTGCGACGGCGCAGTCCGTGATCCTCGTCGACCCGGATGGCCGCCGGCAGGTGCACACCGACCTCAAGGACCTCCAGGAGCCGACGACGGTCTACCCCGCCGCCGCTCTCACCGAGGCGATGGACGGCTGCGAGCTCGCGGTGATCGGCAACATGAACATGTGCCGCAACGTCCTGCGCCGCGTCCGCGCGCAGGGCATCCCGACGGCGGTCGACGTGCACGTGCTGCACGACCTGCACGACGCGTACGACCGCGAGTTCCTCGCGGGCGCCGACACGGTCATGGTGAGCGACGAGGGCCTCGACGGCCGTGACCCGCACGGCTACCTCCGCGCCATCCAGGACATCTACCCCGCCACGACGGCGATCCTCGGCCGTGGCGCGGCCGGCGCCACGGTCCGTCACCGCCAGGGCGACGACGTCGAGGTGCACGACGTGCCTGCCGTGGCGCCTCGCGGCGTCGTCAACACGGTCGGGGCGGGCGACGCGCTGCTCAGTGGCTACGTGCACGCCGTCCTCGGCGGAGCCGCGCCGCGCGAGGCGCTCGTCGTCGCGACGACGTTCGCGGGCTGGAAGGTCGGCGCCTCGGGCGCCTCGTCCGGCCTGACCGACGCCGCGCACCTGGCTGAGCTGGTCGCCTCACGGTCCTGA
- a CDS encoding HAD-IIB family hydrolase — protein sequence MTIPRLVAFDLDDTLAPSKSPLDPRMSELLIRLLEKVEVCIISGGQIAQFRSQVIERLHGADAAALARLHLMPTCGTQYFRHADGEWQQVYAETLSDDEKTRALAAVEQEARRLGLWEPETWGPILEDRGSQITFSALGQAAPVAAKSAWDPTGKKKSTLRAAVAQLLPDLEVRSGGSTSVDITRKGIDKAYGMRKLADASGIPLDDMLFVGDRLDEAGNDYPVLAMGVTCHAVEGWEDTAVYLEGLIPAL from the coding sequence GTGACCATCCCGCGCCTCGTCGCGTTCGACCTTGACGACACACTGGCTCCCTCGAAGTCCCCGCTCGACCCCCGTATGAGCGAGCTGCTCATCCGCCTCCTCGAGAAGGTCGAGGTGTGCATCATCTCCGGCGGTCAGATCGCCCAGTTCCGCAGCCAGGTCATCGAGCGCCTCCACGGCGCCGACGCAGCCGCGCTCGCCCGCCTCCACCTCATGCCGACGTGCGGCACGCAGTACTTCCGCCACGCCGACGGCGAGTGGCAGCAGGTGTACGCCGAGACGCTCAGCGACGACGAGAAGACCCGCGCGCTCGCCGCTGTCGAGCAGGAGGCTCGCCGGCTCGGCCTGTGGGAGCCCGAGACGTGGGGACCGATCCTCGAGGACCGCGGCTCGCAGATCACCTTCTCGGCGCTCGGGCAGGCCGCCCCTGTCGCCGCCAAGTCCGCCTGGGACCCGACCGGGAAGAAGAAGTCGACGCTCCGGGCCGCCGTCGCGCAGCTACTCCCGGACCTCGAGGTGCGCTCGGGCGGCTCGACGTCCGTCGACATCACCCGCAAGGGCATCGACAAGGCGTACGGCATGCGCAAGCTCGCGGACGCGTCGGGCATCCCCCTGGACGACATGCTCTTCGTCGGCGACCGTCTCGACGAGGCTGGCAACGACTACCCCGTCCTCGCGATGGGCGTCACGTGCCACGCGGTCGAGGGCTGGGAAGACACCGCTGTGTACCTCGAGGGCCTCATCCCCGCCCTGTGA
- a CDS encoding DLW-39 family protein, whose product MKKLLVLTLVATAGYVAWRKYSEEAARRDVWSEVTDTFE is encoded by the coding sequence ATGAAGAAGCTTCTGGTTCTCACGCTCGTCGCAACGGCCGGCTACGTCGCCTGGCGGAAGTACTCCGAGGAAGCCGCACGCCGTGACGTGTGGTCCGAGGTCACCGACACCTTCGAGTGA
- a CDS encoding DUF3566 domain-containing protein, whose protein sequence is MTEKDKKGAGAPPAIAPRKRVPRPTTDKAKATNPVPAPPSDDTASASSVETSGTTSSPAEAAPASVPSAPEATAPDAASTTSSDAEASAADASQPAWQPSAASAEPAVDPEASAVAAGPRKVRLSLSRVDPWSVMKLSFLLSVAAGIMLIVAAWVFWYAVNSMGVFTQIDEMVRDIVGSESTLDVLQYVERDKVLSIATLIAVVDVVLLTALGTIGAFLYNVTAALVGGLHVTLTDE, encoded by the coding sequence GTGACCGAGAAGGACAAGAAGGGCGCCGGCGCCCCCCCGGCCATCGCACCGCGCAAGCGCGTCCCCCGCCCGACGACGGACAAGGCGAAGGCGACCAACCCGGTCCCGGCCCCGCCGTCGGACGACACCGCCTCGGCCAGCTCGGTCGAGACGAGCGGCACGACGTCCAGCCCGGCCGAGGCCGCTCCCGCCTCGGTCCCGTCGGCACCCGAGGCGACAGCGCCTGACGCCGCGAGCACGACGTCGTCGGATGCGGAGGCATCTGCGGCCGACGCGAGCCAGCCCGCCTGGCAGCCCTCGGCCGCTTCGGCCGAGCCGGCCGTGGACCCCGAGGCTTCGGCCGTCGCAGCCGGCCCACGCAAGGTGCGCCTGAGCCTGTCGCGCGTCGACCCGTGGTCGGTCATGAAGCTCTCGTTCCTGCTCTCGGTCGCCGCGGGCATCATGCTCATCGTCGCGGCGTGGGTGTTCTGGTACGCCGTCAACAGCATGGGTGTCTTCACGCAGATCGACGAGATGGTCCGCGACATCGTGGGCTCCGAGTCGACGCTCGACGTCCTGCAGTACGTCGAGCGCGACAAGGTCCTGTCGATCGCGACGCTCATCGCCGTCGTCGACGTCGTGCTCCTCACGGCGCTCGGCACGATCGGCGCCTTCCTCTACAACGTGACGGCGGCCCTCGTGGGTGGTCTGCACGTGACGCTCACCGACGAGTGA